From the Chryseobacterium fluminis genome, the window GGGATTCGACATCGTAGACCGGGACCGTGGAAATCCGTTATCTGACCATATTAAGACCCAGAGATTTGCCATTCCGGATAACGAAGTGAAATTTGAAAATGCCTGGGGAATCTGTGATGAGGATCTTTATAACCAATCCATCAAATACGCTGATATAAATGCCAAAGCAAACAAGCCATTTTTCCAGTTTGTCATGACGACTTCCAATCATAAACCGTATACTTTCCCAGCCGGAAAAATAGATCTTCCGCAGGGGGACAGAAATGGGGCGGTGAAATACACCGATTATGCTTTAGGAAAATTCATTGCAGATGCGAAGACAAAACCATGGTTCAAAAATACGGTATTCGTTATCGTTGCAGACCATTGTGCAAGCAGTGCCGGAAAATGGGAGATCAATATCGACAGGCATCATATTCCGGCTATCATTTATAATCTTCCAGATCAAAAACCAACGAGGATTAATCGTCTGACATCGCAAATCGATCTGATGCCGACTTTATTCGGGTATCTCGGCTGGAGTTACACCACAAGTCTGTATGGAAAAGACATCAATCAAATGAAAATTGGAGAAGAAAGAGCATTTATAGGGAACTACCGAACATTGGGAATGCTGAGGGAAAAGGTCTTCACCCAGATTGATGACAGAAAGAGGGTAAAACAATTCATTGTTTCAGGCAATGAAAAACAGACTTTATCAGAAATAAAAACAAAAGATCAGGAATTGGCTTCCCAAACCATTTCGTATTATCAGACGGCAAGTGTGAGATTTAAAAACGGGAAGATGAAAGCGAAATAATATTTAAAATAAAGAAAGAAAAAGATTGACAGCAATGTCAGTCTTTTTTGTTTAACAATGCGTCACCATTCACATCAGCTGAGTATTCATTAAAAGAATAATTTACAAGGCTGGTAATCATTAGTTAAAATTCAAAATTTCTTCCAAATCATAACAGAATATTGTATGAAATTAGATGTAATGAACAGGATGAAACGATTATTTTTCCCGATCTCGATTATATTTTCTGCGATGTCCTTTTGCCCGGTTAGGTGCTTAGAGTTGGCTATCATTATAAATTTTAATGATCATCGGTAATGAATAACATCATAGAAGCGTTAAGGGCTTACGTGACCTCATTTCTTTCGGAGAATCTTTCGGATGAGCTGACTTTTCATAACATCAATCATACTTTTGAAGTCGTTGCTGCCGCAAAAGAAATCGGGATGCAATGCGGTCTTTCGGGAGAGGAAATGATCGTACTGGAAGTAGCTGCGTGGTTTCACAATTGTGGATATGCCAATACATATCTGGGGCATGAAAATGCAAGCAAAAAGATAGCCGGTGATTTTCTGAAAAACTTCGGATGTGACGAAAATTTTACAGAGGCTGTTTTAAAGGCAATCGAATCCACAAAATATCCGCAAAACCCTTCTTCATTAATTGAAAAGGTGCTGTGTGATGCCGATCTCTGTCACCTGGCAAAACCTAATTATCCAAAATATGAAAAGGCACTGAGGCAGGAATTTGAAATATTCCTTAAACTGACCTGTTCAGATGAAGAATGGCTCAGGAAGAACTGTAGTTTTCTCACCGACCATACTTATTATACAGATTGCGGCCGGGAGGTCCTCTCAAAGTTTAAAGAGATCAACATTCAGAAAAATTGTCCCCAATAAATTATTAATCAGATTAAAAAACATCAGATGTCAAAAGCCATACAAAAAGCAGTTTTCAGTATTTTCATCTTATTCTCAACACTCGGGAAAGTTGGTGCACAAACCAAAGATACCGTTCAGGTTCAGGAAGCGAAACAGGACAGTGTGGTTACCGTAAACGCCGAGGCCAGCCATTTCAATTATAAAAGATTGATAATCCCCACTGCGCTTATCGGTTACGGGGTGGCCAGTCTGTCGGTAAGAGGCATTCAGCAGCTGAATTTTTCTACCCGGGACGAGATCAATGAGCACCAGCCGGATCATATCAGGCTGGACAACTATACGCAGTTTGCGCCCGCTGCATTGGTGTACGGTTTAAACGCTTTCGGGGTTAAGGGAAAACACAATTTCCGCGACAGAAGCATTATTTACGGAGCCTCCATGCTGATAACGTCGGCAATAACACTTCCGTTAAAACATATTGTGAAAGAAGAAAGGCCCGACCACTCCAATAACCTGTCGTTTCCTTCAGGACATACTGCCATTGCATTTGCTTCTGCTCAGTTTATGTTCAGGGAATACAAAGACACCAGTTTCTTACTGGGAATTTCAGGATATTCATTTGCTGTTTTTACCGGTGTTTACAGGATGCTGAATGACAAACACTGGTTCGGGGATGTGGTGGCAGGCGCGGGTTTCGGAATTCTTTCCACCGAATTGTCCTACTGGCTGTACCCTAAGATCAATCATCTTTTAGGAGGAAAAAATAAAAATTCTGCAACCATGGTAATGCCCTTCTATCTGAACAAAGCGGTAGGCATAGGCTTGGTCAGAAATTTTTAATAAATATCCCGGAACCGCAAAAACTAAAATATTTTTGCGTTATTTCCTTAGCGTTTTGTGGCCTCACCAGGAATCGAACCTGGATCTAAAGTTTAGGAAACTTCTATTCTATCCGTTGAACTATGAGGCCTGTGGGTCCAAAGATATTAAATACTCACCGATAAAG encodes:
- a CDS encoding HD domain-containing protein, with product MNNIIEALRAYVTSFLSENLSDELTFHNINHTFEVVAAAKEIGMQCGLSGEEMIVLEVAAWFHNCGYANTYLGHENASKKIAGDFLKNFGCDENFTEAVLKAIESTKYPQNPSSLIEKVLCDADLCHLAKPNYPKYEKALRQEFEIFLKLTCSDEEWLRKNCSFLTDHTYYTDCGREVLSKFKEINIQKNCPQ
- a CDS encoding phosphatase PAP2 family protein, which translates into the protein MSKAIQKAVFSIFILFSTLGKVGAQTKDTVQVQEAKQDSVVTVNAEASHFNYKRLIIPTALIGYGVASLSVRGIQQLNFSTRDEINEHQPDHIRLDNYTQFAPAALVYGLNAFGVKGKHNFRDRSIIYGASMLITSAITLPLKHIVKEERPDHSNNLSFPSGHTAIAFASAQFMFREYKDTSFLLGISGYSFAVFTGVYRMLNDKHWFGDVVAGAGFGILSTELSYWLYPKINHLLGGKNKNSATMVMPFYLNKAVGIGLVRNF